The segment CGCAGGATCCCTGGTAGTGTGCTAGTGTGCTAGTCCCACTTTTCTCCCCGGTACAGGCTGACCTACATGAATCAAAGCTTTTCCCAATTTAAATaataggtttttgttttgaaactaaGTGGCTGCTGTTGTCTCCTGGTTGGcatggaggaggagagcagctccACCGCACACAGCCTTATTATTCAAATATGGAAGACTGCAACCCTATTTGCTTAAGGTGAGGAGAGCACTGAATAGCATCTGCATTAATCAGCCAGGTACTTGGGTACTTGAAAGAGCAGCAGGTCAGCTATGGACAGGCTGCTCAGTGGAAGATGCAGCCCCTCCTGTGTGCCCAGCAAGCTGGGTGCTTTCACACCCAGAAGCTGACAGACCCCTCCCGGTTTATCTGAGCAAAACTACAGAGCTGGGCGAAGCTTTGGAAAATCTCTGCCTGGCAGCGCATGCTCTGCCTATATGAGTTCCTTAACCCATTATTTATGTCACCGCCACAAGGGACGCACCGAGCCACAGTGATTTGGTGCTGTTTAAAATTAGAAGCGGCTATCTCAAGTGAGAAACTAGCATTTCCTTGGAGGCATTGCCGAAATTGGACCCTGTCTTTGCATTGGCCTCTGACTGGCATAATGGGATTAAGGCAACTGTGTAAAGGTGAAacctcctggctgcagcctgtTGGGGATGGGGGCTCTCCAGGGATGACGATGGCTAAAATAAGAGTGAGTTAAGtagtaaggaaaaaataaatgcagaggaGCAGCCCCCTCGTTGCAGCGGGATGGGGAGGCTGGGCTTGAAGCAGGCCTTGCCTCTCCATCCCTGGTTCCAGGGCCACAGACAGGACCAGAGTTTGGGTTGAATTAcccaaaacaggaaaaacatcaAGTTTGGTCCTTCTTAAGGGGCATGGGGTTGTCTGGAGAAATTGCAGCACTTGCCCCATGGGGCTCATGCACCAGCAACACCAAACCCCTTCGATGCTTTTGGCAAGCAGTGCCGGTTGTCTTAGCCTCGGTCCTCTCCCCTTCCACTCCATGCTTTTGGTAGTCTCTGGGCTTTTGCCCCCCAAGCAAGAGCAGGGCCTGGATTTCTTTGTGACTTGTAGCCACTCTTGAGTTATCCTGGAGCTCCCCAGTAAATAGCTCTTTCCCTGCTGGCCCATAATCATGCACCTGGCCTCTTCCTTTTGTGATCCATCCTCTTGTGCAGAGCGTGCCCCATCCCTTAGGCCAGGGGAGGCCACCTTCCCCTGCCCAGGTTTCTCCATAATTCCAGCTGTGTGAGCAGCCAGACACAGTGGCAGAGCCAGTGGTGTCCAGAGACCTTGTGCAGAAAGTCAGGGTGCTGAGAAATGTGAAAGATGTGGAAAAGTTTCATAGCGGAGAGAGGGTGCTGGACGTGCTGATGAGGTGTCCTGACCCATGGCAGGACAGGGACTGCCACATGTCCTATCCCAAGCAGTGACTTCCACACCAGTCCAGCATTCCTGCAGTGGGaaacctttcattttccagcaaATGCTTGGTTTTCTGGAATACGTGGCCTGGGGGTGGAGGGGTCAGTGTTTTGAGGGTCTTTGGGGTCCCATGCACTGGGGTGGGCTCATGGGATTTGCTCCTCCTGCCCTACAGCCCAGTCCCCACATGCAGCACAGGCTCTGCAAGGGTACAGACGTTTgtacagcagggcaggggccaAAGGATGAGAGCCATGGACCACATGAGGAGGCTGAGAACATCAGAACAGACCCCCACATTTGTCCACTCTGTTTGTCCCCCTTGtatctccctgctgccagcagggaggaTGGTGGCACAAGTGACAGCCCATAAGGACTGTGGTGTGGTTTTACTATGCTGGGCAGCTAGACtccacaaccgctctctcattccccctttTAGGTCACTGAGGGTGTTCTGCAGGTGTGACCTCTTCTGGGGGGGCTACCTGGGGCATGCCTTGGCTGCTTGGGACTTTGCAGGGCTCACAGTGGTGTGAGGCTTTGCCCAGCACCTGGCAGGGCAGTTCTGCCTGGGAGTGGCTGTTAGAAGGTGCAAGCCTCAAACTCTTCTGTTGGTTTGTGAATTGGGCTGCTAGAACCCTGGCTGCTAGAACAGATAACTCACCCAAAGTGGGTTTTGTGCAGCACAACTGGATACCACAGACCCAGTGCATTGACTGTGGCAGATCAGCACATGCAGCTTGGAGTGGCCAATAAAAGTCTGGCGGGATGCTTGCTCTCCTGTAACGCACAGGGCTTCTCTGAACAGGTGTGAGTCCTCATCAGCAGgcatctgcagcagcaaaggCCTGCAGAAGGACCTGCTCCAGTTCTTGCACTCGCCTTCCAGCCCCAGCTACTGGTGGCTTTCTCTGCCATGCACCATCCCATTGCAGGGATGCATTAGGAAATGAGTTAGATGAAAAGGCCATGGCTTGAGAGGAGGTaaccaaacaaaacctgaaCAGCTTTTGAGCTGGAGCTTGCTGGGTGtacaggcagggctgtgtgctGTGAGTTGAGGTGGTGCCTTCTTGGCCCACAGGTGGGTGACCAGAACCTCTGGGAGCTGCTGAAAGGGCTGCCTGGAGCCAGTAGAGCCCGTGCTGCTGCATGGAAAGCAAGGGTGCTGTGGGTCCCAGCACAGTACCActgtgcagagccagcagctttCTTCTGGTAAGGAGTGTTAATGTTTCATCTTCCCCCTTCTCTTCTAGGTCTCAAGACTGGAGGTGGCTCTTCAGGTGGCTCAGGGAACGCTTTCCACTACACCTTCCATGGAGACCCCCATGCCACCTTTGCATCTTTCTTTGGAGGCTCCAAcccttttgatattttctttgctaGCAGCCGCTCCCGGGTGTTCAATGGCTTTGACCAGGAAGACATGGATATCGATGATGATGATGATCCTTTCAGTGCCTTCAGCCGGTTTGGCTTCAACGGCATTAATGGGGTTCACCGGCGGCACCAGGAGTCCCTGCACACACGGAGGAAGGTCCAAGACCCGCCCATCATCCACGAGCTGAAGGTGTCCCTGGAAGAGATCTACCATGGCTCCACCAAGAGAATGAAGATCACCCGCAGAAGGCTCAGCGCTGATGGCCGGACCATGCGGACTGAGGATAAGATCCTAAACATTGTCATCAAACGGGGTTGGAAGGAGGGAACCAAAATCACATTCCCCAAAGAAGGGGATGCCACGCCGGACAACATCCCTGCTGACATCGTCTTCATCCTCAAGGACAAACCTCACTCGCACTTCAAGAGAGATGGGACGAACATGGTCTACACTGCAAACATCAGTCTTAAAGAGGTGGGTGTCAGCGGAAATGCCCTGGGTGAGAAGTGGCGCTGGGTTGTGGCCAGGACAGGACTCAGTCCTTGTCCTGTGCTGAAAAGGAAGGACCAGGTAGGGTGTGAGAGACATGAGCAAAGTCCTCTGCAGAGAGGAGCCACAGAGAGCAGCTCGTGCTCAGTTTTGGAGAGTCACTCAGCCTCTATGCTGCAGGTAGGACACGGGTACTACAGTCCTGACTGAACACACCGGGCTGCCTGAGCAAATACAGGTGGTATTTACccattttctcccttccccatATGTCTTGCCCTTCTATTGTAGCATAGGGTATTCACATGTGGAGGAGAGCTCAGATGCACTGTAGGAGCAAGGGAAACCCCAAGTTTGCTGACACAAGTCTGGTCCCTGCTTGTTCATGTTTCTGTCCTGGATGATGCCAGGCACCACCCCACATGAGAGCAGGGTCACACAGAGAAAGGTGATACCTTGACCTTGCTGAGCACTGCTTTAGCCCCGAATGGCTGCTTTCTTTGGTTCTGGCTTCCCTGAACAAAGGGCAAAATCTTCAGGCTGTGAACAAAACCCAGCACATCCAGGCTGTCAGTCCTGGAGGTCATGGTGACACTCACTGCACCAGAGCAGCAAACCGTGTGAAggtgggagaggaaggggagctTACCCAAGAACAAGatgtgctgtttgctgctgctgctgtctaaCT is part of the Anas acuta chromosome W, bAnaAcu1.1, whole genome shotgun sequence genome and harbors:
- the LOC137846795 gene encoding dnaJ homolog subfamily B member 5-like isoform X2; its protein translation is MPAILLFWSRAERNKYSAPGSVAVMGKDYYKILGIQSGANEDEIKKAYRKMALKYHPDKNKDPNAEEKFKEIAEAYDVLSDPKKRAVYDQYGEEGLKTGGGSSGGSGNAFHYTFHGDPHATFASFFGGSNPFDIFFASSRSRVFNGFDQEDMDIDDDDDPFSAFSRFGFNGINGVHRRHQESLHTRRKVQDPPIIHELKVSLEEIYHGSTKRMKITRRRLSADGRTMRTEDKILNIVIKRGWKEGTKITFPKEGDATPDNIPADIVFILKDKPHSHFKRDGTNMVYTANISLKEAKRQLDGPVGWKPEV
- the LOC137846795 gene encoding dnaJ homolog subfamily B member 5-like isoform X1, which translates into the protein MPAILLFWSRAERNKYSAPGSVAVMGKDYYKILGIQSGANEDEIKKAYRKMALKYHPDKNKDPNAEEKFKEIAEAYDVLSDPKKRAVYDQYGEEGLKTGGGSSGGSGNAFHYTFHGDPHATFASFFGGSNPFDIFFASSRSRVFNGFDQEDMDIDDDDDPFSAFSRFGFNGINGVHRRHQESLHTRRKVQDPPIIHELKVSLEEIYHGSTKRMKITRRRLSADGRTMRTEDKILNIVIKRGWKEGTKITFPKEGDATPDNIPADIVFILKDKPHSHFKRDGTNMVYTANISLKEALCGCTVNIPTIDGRVIPLPCNDIIKPGTVKRLRGEGLPFPKAPNQRGDLIVEFKIRFPDRIAPQTRQILKQHLPCS